A stretch of DNA from Chrysiogenia bacterium:
GCCCCAAATCCGAAGCCGGGCGCTCGAAGAGTGTCTCCTGCAACCACTGGCCGGTCTGCTCGTGGGAGAACCCGTAGCTCGTATCGGCCGCGCCAAGTCGCCCGCGCGCCTTCTGCTCCCACTGCAGCCCGAAACTCTTGCGGGTTTTTCCGCCGGTCCCGGGACTGGGCAGCAGGCGCGCGATGCCGTCGACAATCGGATAATCGTGCCCGAAGGTCGCACCCCGAAGCGTGCCTGAGACAATGAATTCGCCATCAAGCTCCTCGTCCATCAGGACGAGCGCTTCACCCGTGCGCGGGCAGGCAAGGATTTCCAGAAAGCTCCGGTGCATGCGCTCTCAGCCGCTCTCGATCGCTCTCAACCGAGAGTCCCGTCGGCGCGGGCATACTGGCTGACCTGCACGTAGGAGGGGGTCAACGATTCGGGATTGGCAAAGTCACCGGCCAGCGCGGCGCGGCGGGTGAGCTCGCCCACCTGGCGGGCGTCGGCGATGGCACTCTCTTCGCTGCAGAAGTGCGCGCCATCGCCCAGAATCCCGGACATGGCGTCACGGTTGTTCAGCGCGCCGGCACCAACAAGCGTCACGGGCTCGCCGCGAGTCGCAAGCTGCCGGGCCCAGTCGGCCGAGGCAAGCGCGGCGGGCTCTTCGATGCATTCGATGGTGCGCTGCGTGCCAGGCTTTCCGCTCGCGCGGTAGAGCCCGGCGTAGACGTCGCCGCGCCGGGCATCGAGCGCCGCGCCGACGAGGCCTTCCTCTTCAATCCCCAGCACCAGCGCTTCGAGCGTGCCGACGCCGACGACCTTGATGCTCGGCACGGCGGCGACGAGGCCCTTGACCGTTGCAAGGCCCACGCGAAGGCCGGTGAACGATCCCGGGCCCACGGTCACGCCGATCGCATCCAGATCGGTGAGCGCCGCGCCGCCTTCTGCAAGGATGGCTTCGATGCGCGGCACAATCTGCTGGGAGAGCTTCTTGCCGAGCGACTCGCTCGAATGGGCGAGAACGCGCTCACCGCGGAGCAGCGCGAAGCTGCCCTGCTGGTCGGAGCACTCGATGGCCAGAATCAATGGGTCTTTCATTGGAGAAGCGTCGCTAGTTGTTGAAGAACTCGAGCACGCCCGGCAGCACGCGGCGTCGGATGTCGTTGTAGAAGGCAAAGAGCATGAGCAGCAGCAGGAGCGAGAGACCCACCTGCTGTGCGATCTCGCGCGTGCGCAGGCTGATGGGCTTTCGGTTGAGGGCTTCGACGAGGAAGAACACGATGTGCCCGCCGTCGAGAACCGGAATGGGCAGCAGGTTCAGGATTCCAAGGTTGATGGAGATGAGCGCCATCAGGAACATGAACTTGCCGAGGCCCTGATCGACCGCGCTGGCCATCTGGGCGCCGATCTCGATGGGGCCGCCCACCTGGTCGCGGGGCACGTCGCCCACGATGAGCTTGTAGAGCCCCATGGGAATCATGATCATCAGGCGCAGCGTCTCCGAGGGCGCGTTGGCAAAGGCGTAGGCCAGTCCCGCGTGGCGCGTCTCGGTGAAATTCTGCGCGCTCTGCACGCCGATCATCGGGCGCGTGAGCTTTTCCCCGCCGACCTCGATCTCGGTGAGCTCTGGCGTCATGGTCAGTTCCAGGGGCTCGCCCTTGCGCAAGACGCGCACCGAAAGCGGCGCGCCGCCGCCGGCCTTCACCGTCTCGGAGACTTCGCTCCAGAACTGCACGGGTTTTCCATTGAGCGCCAGGATTTCGTCGCCGCCCTGGATACCCGCCTTGTCGGCCGGGCTTCCGGGTTTGACCATGGCGATTTTCGTGCCGATGGGCGGATGAGCGCCGATCGAGTTGACCTGCACGCTCTCGCCAAATTCGTTCATTCCCTCGACGGACTCGTGGGGAATTTCCGCGCTCATGGTCTGGCCGTTGCGCTCGAACTGGACGAGAACCTTCTCACCCGTGGAGGCGCGCACGCCTTCGACGATATCCTCGAAGAAGCGGACTTCCCTGCCGTCGACCGAGAGGATCGTATCGCCCGACTGGATTCCCGCCACCGCCGCCGGGGAGTTTTCTTCGAGCGATCCAACCACGGGCGCCGGGTGCGGCTCGACCCACAGGAAGATCAGAATTGCGAAGTAACCGAAAATCAAGTTGAAGGCCGGGCCGGCAAAAGCCACGGCAATGCGCTGGGGGATGGGTTTGTGCAGGTAACTGCGCTCGGGGTCGATGGGCTCGGGCGGCTCGGCGTCTTCGTCTTCATCGCTTCGGCCCATGTTCTCGGGCGAGAGGCCGGGCTTGTCCATCCACTCTTCGGGCACGTCGCCGTGCATTTTCACGTAGCCGCCCAGCGGGATGGCGGCCAGAACGTACTCGGTCTCGCCCCACTGGCGCGAGATCAGGGCCTTTCCAAAGCCGAGCGAGAAGCGCTCGACCTTGATTCCGCAGCGCTTGGCGACGAGGAAATGGCCGAGTTCGTGGACAAAGATCAGGATTCCGAGGGCAATGACTGCGATGAGGATCGACATGGTTCTCTCAGTATAGCGCGAAGCTCCCCAAGGGAAGCATCCGGGGTATTACCGGGCGGTTTTCGTGGAGGCAACTCCGGCCGGGCGGAGGGGCTACTCGTCTTCCTCTGCAATCTGGGAGGCCCGTCCGCGCTTTGCCTGCACGAAGGAATACGGCAGCAGGAAGAGCCCCATGAGCAGGAAGAGCTCGGCAATGGGCCGGTACCAGGGTCGGCGGGCCTCGATCATGCCGTTTTCCAGGTCGATGGAGAGCGAGTCCCCTACCCGGCCCACGTCCAGATTGTTCTCGGGCACGAAGGTCTCGAAGGCGCGCACCGGCACCGAGAGGGCCAGCGGGATTGCCTGGCTGGTTGCCTGGGCAACAGCCCGGCCCATGGAGGCCTCCGTAACATGCATGTTTCCAAGATCGCCCACCGCGCCCATCATGGCGCGGGTCTGGGGTTTGCCTTCGGCGTCGAGAATGGGGGCGCCCGTTTCGTGGCTGCGCCAGACCTGCATCTTGGGTTTCACGTGCAGGGTTTTGCGCTCGCCGGCGCGCTCCACAACAATTTCGACTTCCTCGCCATTGGATGCAGTGATTGCATCGACCACCTGCGCCCATAGCTCGACGGGCTTTCCATCGATTTCGCGAATCCAGTCGCCGCCCTGGATGCCGCCCTTGGCCGCGGGCTGGTCGGGCAGCACGCGGAGCACCCGCGTCTGCGAGGGTGCAAGAATGCCGAGCCCCTGGGGGATGAACTCGCCGCGCGGGCCGAAGCATTCGTCGGTCGTGATGGTCAGTTCCATCACGTCGTTGCCCCGCTGCACCTTGATGTCCAGGGGATTGCCCTTGTTCTGATAAACTTTCTTGTAGAGATCGAACAGATAGCGTACGTCCGCGCCGTCCGCCGAAAAGATGCGGTCGCCCACTTCGAGGCCCGCGTCCTCCGCTGGCGAGTAGGCTTCGATGCCGCCGACCACCGGCGCGGGCGGTGGCAGCAGCATGCCGCCGATGATCAGGATGCCCCAACCCAGCAGCAGCAGCGCAACGCTGCCGCTCAGAAAGACGAAGAGGCGCTTTCCGTACGAGTGGCGGAAGAGGCCAAGTTCGCCGGTACCTTCCTGCTCGCCATTGGCCTGCGCTGTTGGATTGCTGCCGAAGAAAAGAATCGAGAAGAAGAGCGGAAGCGTGGCGAGCTCGACTTCCATGCGTCCGCGGTAGAACTTCTTGATGACCGGCCCCGCGCCGAGCACCACGCGCCGGATGCGCACGCCCATGGGAAAGGCCACGATGGCATAGACGATTTCCCGGACCAGCAGAGCCAGAGGCAGCGCGAGCAGGTAGATGAGAAACGTCACGGACTGCTCTCCTTACGCGGCGACCAGGGCCTGCGCCTGCTCGCGCGCCCATGCGTCGGCCTCGCGAACCTGACCAATCTCGGTGAGCGTGTGGGCGGTGTGGCGCCCCATCACACTCTCGCAGATGCGCGGGATGTCGTAGAAGGAAATCTTGCCGTCCAGGAATGCGGGGACGGCGATCTCGTTGGCTGCGTTGAGCACCGCGGGCATGGAGCCCGACTGGCGAAGGGCCTCGAAAGCCAGCCCCAGCGCCGGGAACTTTTCGTGATCGACCTTGTGGAAAGTGAGCTGGCTCATGCGCTCGACCGTCAGGTATTCGAGCCCGCAGGTGACGCGCTCGGGATAGGCCAGCGCGTAGGCAATCGGCAACTTCATGTCGGGGACCGAAAGCTGCGCCATGATCGAGGCGTCTTCGTACTCCACCATGGAATGCACGATGGACTGGGGATGGATGAACACGTCGATCTGCTCTGGCGGCAGGTCGAAGAGCCAGCGGGCCTCGATCACTTCGAGTCCCTTGTTCATCAACCCGGCCGAGTCGATGGTGATCTTGCGACCCATGTCCCAGTTGGGATGCTTGAGCGCTTCCTCGGGCTTGGCAGCGGCGATCTGCTCGCGCGTCCAGCTCAGGAACGGCCCGCCCGAAGCAGTGAGAATCAGGCGGCGCACCTTGCGCAGGTCATTGCCCTGGAGGGCCTGGAAAATGGCCGAGTGCTCGGAATCGACCGGCAGCATCTCGACGCCCTTTTCCTTGATGCGGCGGAGGACGAGTTCGCCCGCTGTGACGAGCGTTTCCTTGTTGGCCAGGCAGATCTGCTTGCCCGCATCGATCGCGGCCAGCGTAGGTTCAAGCCCCGCGGCGCCGACAATGGCCGAGAGCACCGAATCGGCCTCGGGCGAAGCGGCGAGCTGCTTCATGCCTTCGGGACCGTAGAGGATCTCGGTGCCGTTCTTCCCGCCGTCTTTTTCAAGAAGCGCACTGAGCTTTCCGGCGGCCTCTTCAGTCGACATGCAGACCCGCAGCGGCTGGTAATGGCGCACCTGCTCGGCCATGAGGGTGGCATTGGCGCCGGCGCCGAGCGCGACGACCTTGAATCGTTCGGGATGCTGGCTCACCACGTCCAGGGCGGAAACGCCGATGGAGCCGGTGGAGCCGAGAATGGTGATTTGCTTCGTCGTGGAAGCCACTTTGCCTGCTAACTCCGCGCGCCGGAGGGTTCTCCGGGCAAGAATGGTGGACTGCCGCGCACTGTACGTCACAATGGCTGCGAAGGCAACGCGCGAATGAGTGCTAACTCGCTGAGAACAGTGATGATTTCGTCAGGAAGAGCCGCCGGCGTCCTCGCCCTGCTGGCCGTTCTGGTAATCGGCGCCGCCTGCGAGCGGGCCCCCGAGCGCCCCGGACCGGGCGTCTACGACAAGGTCGCACTGTTCGAGGCCATGCAGAGCAGCCGCATCGAGCAGACCATCAAGCGCCTCAATGAAGAGCACGACCTGAGCGTGCTCATTCGCGCCCAGACCGGCGGCCCGCTCGGCGAGGACAGCCTCCTCAAGGGGCTCGGCGAAGAGGCGCTGGTTCTCGACTTCTACCCCCAGGCCAAAACCTTCGAGATGCACATCGCCACCAATGGCGGCTCGGCCTCCGCGATCGACCGCACCTGGGAGGCACGCCTTCGCACCCGCACCGAGCCCGCGTGGGGAACGCCCGGCCGCGTGGGCGACGTGCTTGAGCTCTGGCTGCGCCAGCTCTCCGAGACACTCGGAAGCAGGGCCGTGAACCAGAGCCTGCTACCCCAGGAAATCCCCGGCACGCCCGATCCGGCAAAAGAACTCGAGGACATCGACTGGAGCACCCATGCCGCGCCGCCTGCCTGGGAGGTGTCGAAAGACCCCACCCTGCCCCAGCCCTCGCCCAATGAGGCCTATGCCGCGTTTATCGAAGTGGCGCGCCGTCAGGACACGCGCGGGGATCTGGAGCTCTACACCCCCGACTCGCGGGACAATTTCAAGAAATACCCGATGAGCGCGACGCAGCTTGCGCGGCTCTACAAAAAGTATGCGGCGGCGCCCTACGAGCTCGCCGTTCTGAACGATCGCGCCGTCGCCCATTTTCCCACACAGCCGCGTACCTTTATTCCCTATTTCTTCGTTCGCGGAATCGACGGCTGGCAGATCGATTTCTATACCTCGGCAAAAGTCATCACAATGGAAGTCGGCGCCGAGTGGCGTTTCGAGATCCAGGACCATCCCTACATGTTCGGGTTTTCAAAATACCTGACCGATGAGCGCGGCTGGGTCCTCTATGGCGAGAATGTCCGCTAGGACTCAGGTGGAGAACTCGGCGACGGCGGCGCTCTCTCCGGGCAGGTAGACGACAAAGCGCGTGCCCTGGCCCAGCTCACTCTCGACCCGCACGCTGCCGCCGTGCAGTTCTATGAACTTCTTTGTGATGGAAAGCCCCAGCCCCGTTCCCAGCTTGACGTTGCGCTGCTGGCGTCGCTTTCGGGCAATGGCGAATTTGTCGAAGATGATCTCCTGATCCTCGGCGGCGATGCCCGGACCGGTGTCGACGATCTCGATTTCCACCCCCGCACCCGAGGGCCGCGCCCGGCAGGTCACGCTGCCGCCCGCGGGCGTGAACTTGAGCGCGTTGTGCAGAAGATTCGCAATGGCCTGCTGCATCTTGGACGCGTCGAGTTCGAGCTCGGGCAGTCCCTCCACCAGCTCGAGTCGGTAGTCGACACCGTTGTGCTCGGCCTCGCGGCGGTACTGCCCAAAGGCCTCGCCCACCACTTCGGGGAGCCAGATGCGCGTCACATGCAACACCTCGTGACCCGATTCCAGGCGCGCCGAGTCGAGAAGATCCTTGATCAGGTCGAGCATGCGCCTTGCCGACTGCTGAACCTCATCGTTGTAATCGAGCAGTTCCTTTTTGTTCTGGTCTCCGCGCAGCCCCAGGTCGAGCAGCTCGGCATAGCCCTGCACCGCAACGAGCAGGTTTTTGAGGTCGTGGGAACAGATTGCCAGGAAATCGTTCTTGAGCGCATTCACTTCTTCGAGATGAATTTTCGCGCCCATGAGTTCGCGGGTGCGCTCGTCGACGCGCTCTTCGAGGTGTTCGTTGAGTTCCTGTAGTTCCTGGCTGTGGCCGTAGAGCTGATAGATCAGCCACATGCCCGCGGTCATGGCGGCCACACCGAAGGTGAAGAACGAGAGATAGATGCCGCCCCACCAGCCGACGACGAGGCCGAAATCGTGAATCGGGCTCGCGATGGAGAAGAAGACGAGCGGCACCATCATCTTCGTCTCGACGCGGCGGCGCCCTTGCCAGAGGAACTGCAGGTGCCGCACCGTCCATGCGAGCCAGATGCCGATCATCACCACCGCGGGAATCAGGTTGGGCGCATCGCGGGTGTAGAATCCGCGCACGCGCAGCAGCACGAAGAGCTGGCCGATCTGGTCGGGGATGAAGACAGGTTCCAGGCGCTCGGGCGCAAAGATCGCCGTTACGGCAAGCCCGACGCCCATGAGGGCGACGATGGCGAAACATACCGTCTCCAGCGGGCCGCGGCGCCCGCCAAGTTGCATCCGGTTGGCTTCGTAAAAGGACGCCAGCACCAGGCAGAACAGCATGATCTGAACGACATAGGCCCAGATGGGAACTTCGTCGACCCACTGCATCCAGATGATCAGGCAGAAGCTGGCAGCGATGGCAAAGGCATAGGACGCGAACGCGACCAGTGTCAGGTCGGGTTTCCACAGCCGGTAGAGAATCAGGGAGAACGCGCCGCTTCCCAGCGCGATCAGCGCGATGTGCGGGTAGATGAATAAGATGTATTCCACGCCGGCGCCTGTCCCCTGTTGCCGCCGGCCTCCGCACTGCGCGGATTCCGGCGGGGGATACGGTACCGCGCAACGGGCGCGGGGGCAAAACTCAGGATTTGGCGGGCTTTACCTGATCGCCGGTCAGGCCGTAGCGGCGCTCTCGCTTGGAGTAATTCACCAGTGCGCGGCGATACTGGGCCTTTCTGAAGTCAGGCCAGAAGGTTTTCGTGATGTAGAGCTCGGTATAGGCGCTCTGCCAGAGCAGAAAATTCGAAAGCCGGTACTCGCCCGCGGTGCGGATGAGCAGGTCGGGATCGGGCATCCCGGCGGTGTAGAGATAGTTGCTGATGAGCTTCTCGGTGACCTGGCGGGAGGTGAGCTTTCCGGCCTGCGCCTCACGCACGGCGCGGCGGACCATCTGCTCGATTTCCTGGCGGCCGCCGTAGGAGAGCGCGAGTGTCAGCGTCATCTTGCGCCCACCGGCGGTGGCGTCGATGACGCCCTGCAGGTGTTTGCGCACCTTGGCTGGAAGCCGCGCGGTGTCCCCGATGGTGTGCAGGCGAATGCCATACTCCACCATTTCGTCGAGTTCCTTGTAGAGATACTCGTCGAGCAGGTGCATGAGCGCGTTCACTTCAAAGCGCGGGCGCTTCCAGTTTTCTGCCGAAAATGCGTAGAGGGTCAGGTATTCGATCCCCAGCTCACGCGAAGATTCCACCACCGCGGCGACGCTCTTGGCGCCTTCCTGATGTCCTTCGTAGCGCTGAAGTCCGCGCTCCTGCGCCCAGCGACCGTTGCCGTCCATGATGATGGCGACGTGGCGAGGCTGACCGGCAATGGGCTGAACCTTCGTGGGGCGTCTTTTCATACGTTTGGGCAATTGGATGAGCCTAGACCTTGAGGATTTCCTCTTCCTTGGTTTTCAGGCCCGCGTCGACCTTCTTGCCGTATTCGTCGATCATCTGCTGGACACGCTCGGACGCCTTCTTCTGGTCGTCCTGGGAAATTTCCTTGTCCTTTTCGAGCGTCTTGATCGCATCGAGCGCCGCGTGACGGGCGTTGCGCTGGCTGATCTTGCACTCTTCGCCGGCGGCCCTGGCCATCTTCACGTAATCCTTGCGCCGCTCTTCGGTGAGCGCGGGGATATTGATGTGAATGACCTTGCCGTCGTTGTTGGGGGTGAGCCCCAGGTTGCTCTTCTGGATCGCCTTCTCGATGGCGGCCATGTTGCCCGCATCGTAGGGATCGATGCGCAGCACGCGGGCCTCCGGCGCGGTGACCGAGGCCACCTGGCTGAGCGGCATGCTCTGTCCGTAGGCCTCCACCATCACGTCGTCGAGCAGGCCCGGCGATGCGCGACCCGTCTGGATCTTGGCAAACTCGCGGGCAAGGGCTTCCATGCTCGCGTCGAGGTCTTTCTTGAGTTTCTGATGGGCGCTTTCCACACTCATTTTTTCTCGCCTCCAACAACTGTCCCGATGGCCTCGCCGCAGATTGCGCGGCGGATGTTTCCAGCTTCCTGCAGATTGAACACCACGATGGGCAGCTTGCTGTCCATGCACATGCTGATCGCGGTGTGGTCCATGACGCGAAGGTCACGGTTGATGACGTCGATGTAACTCAGGGTGTCGTAGCGAACCGCGTCCTTGTGCAGGACCGGGTCCTTGTCGTAGACGCCGTCGACCTTGGTTGCCTTGAGGATCACCTCCGCGCCGATCTCGCGGGCGCGCAGGCTCGCGGCGGTGTCAGTGGTAAAGAACGGGTTACCCGTGCCGGCGGCAAAGACGACCACGCGTCCCTTTTCGAGGTGACGGATGGCGCGGCGCCGGATGTAGGGTTCGGCGACCTGGTGCATCTCGATCGCACTGAGCACGCGGGTCTGAACCCCGTGGCGCTCAAGCGCGTCCTGGAGCGCCAGCGCGTTGATGATCGTGGCGAGCATGCCGCTGTAGTCGGCCGTCGCACGGTCCATCCCCTGCTCTGCGCCGGTGACGCCGCGGAAGATGTTGCCCGCGCCCACGACCAGTGCCAGCTCGACCCCCAGGACCTGGATCTCCGCAATTTCATCGGAGATCCGGTCGAGCGTCTTCGACTCAAGGCCGAATGCCTGCTCGCCCTGGAGCGCCTCGCCGGAGAGTTTCAGAAGAACCCGCTTGTATTTTGCGGTTGCCGCCACGCTCACCCCCGCTGATGTGAAAAAGCCGGTCGCGTCGGAGCGGCCGGCTTCTTCAATTGCGCTGCTATCAGTTCCCCAGCGCTTCGGCCACTTCCGCGGCCAGGTTGGACTCTTTCTTCTCGATCCCCTCGCCCAGTTCGAACCGGGCAAAGCGACGGACCTGGATGTTCTCGCCGATCTTTGCGACCTTCTCGGTCAGCAGGTCCTTGATGGTCTGCTTGCCGTCGGGGTCCTTGACGAAGACCTGTTCGAGCAGGCAGTGGTCCTTGACGAACTTCTCGACCTTGCCGTCGGCGATCTTGTCCCAGATCTTCTCGGGCTTGCCCTGCTCTTTGGCCTGGGCGATGCCCATTTCGCGTTCCTTGGCGAGCACGTCGGGGTCGATGTTCTCACGCGCAACCGCGAGCGGCACGACCGGCGCGCCGGCGATGTGCATGGCGATGTCGCGGACGAGTTCCTGGAACTCGTCAGTCTTGGCCACGAAATCGGTCTCGCAGTTGATCTCGATGAGCACGCCGATGCGTCCGCCCATGTGGACGTAGGAACCCACCGCGCCTTCGGCGGCGATGCGACCGGCCTTCTTCGAAGCGGCCGCCAGGCCCTTCTTGCGAAGGAAGTCCTTGGCCGCGTCCATATCACCGTTGCTCTCGGCCAGCGCCTTCTTGCAATCCATCATGCCTGCGCCGGTAGCGTCACGCAGTTCTTTTACCTGTCCAGCAGTAATTGCCATGTCTCGATGTCCTTCCGGGTTCAGGCTTCGGGGGCCTGCTCGGCCGCGGCTTCGGGAGCCTCTTCAGCCTTCTTCTCATCCGCGATTTCTTCGCGGAGTTCTTCGGTTTCGTAGGTCTGGTAGGTGGCCATGCCGCCCTCGGGGGCCGCGCCCTCGGCCTGCTTGCCGGTGCCACGCAGGCGCTCGGCCTGCAGGTTGGCTCCCTCGATGCAGGCATCGGCCATTTTCTCACAGAACAATCCAATGGCGCGGATGGCGTCATCGTTGCCCGGGATGATGTGATCGATCGGGGTCGGATCGCAGTTGGTATCGACAACCGCGACAACGGGAACGCCGCAGCGGTTGGCTTCGGTCACGGCGATCGCTTCCTTCTTGGTGTCGATGACGAACATGAGATCGGGCGCCTTGGTCATGTTCTGGATGCCGCCGAGCGAGTATTCGAGCTTCTCGCGCTTACGACGAAGCATGAGCGCTTCCTTCTTGGTCAGGCGCTCGATGGTGCCGTCTTTCTCGGCGGTCTGGAGATCCTTGAGCTTCTGGATCGAAGCAGAGATGGTGCGGAAGTTGGTCAGCGTGCCGCCGAGCCAGCGCGCGTTGACATAGTACATGCCCGCACGCTCGGCTTCACGGGCGACGACCTCGGCAGCCTGCTTCTTCGTTCCGACGAAGAGCACCTTGCCGCCACGGGCGACGGTGTTGACCACCACGTCATAGGCCTTGTCGAACATGTCGACGGTGAGCTGCAGGTTGATGATGTGGATCCCGTTGCGGGCGCCGTAAATGTAGGGCGCCATGTTGGGATTCCAGCGGCGGGTCTGGTGGCCGAAATGGACACCGGCTTCCAGAAGTTGTTTCATCTGAATGGCCATGAAGGAAACCTTCCTTTCAGTCTGTGGGAGCACCGGCACACGCATGCAGCGCGCACGGAGCGACATCCCGGTGGTTTATACCTCCGCCCTCGAATTCCACCTCTCGCCTGTGTGAATCAACAGACGCTGACAGGGGCACGCACACGGTTGGTCAGGAACCTCTCCCGGAACTTCTCGCCGATGCCAGGCAAACAGACCAACCGGCGCAACCATCGTGCCCTGTCACAGATTCCTTCGTGGCTTGGCCGGCGAAGGTGGACACCGAAGACGTGCGAAATGGGGCATCGGCGCCCCGGGAGGCCGCCTACTATGGGATAAGGGACCTGCGATGGCAAGTCCTCCCATGGACGCGCGGCCCCCGGGCGCCTAGAATGGCCGGGCGATGCAAGAATCCCTGAAAAAA
This window harbors:
- the tsaB gene encoding tRNA (adenosine(37)-N6)-threonylcarbamoyltransferase complex dimerization subunit type 1 TsaB, with amino-acid sequence MKDPLILAIECSDQQGSFALLRGERVLAHSSESLGKKLSQQIVPRIEAILAEGGAALTDLDAIGVTVGPGSFTGLRVGLATVKGLVAAVPSIKVVGVGTLEALVLGIEEEGLVGAALDARRGDVYAGLYRASGKPGTQRTIECIEEPAALASADWARQLATRGEPVTLVGAGALNNRDAMSGILGDGAHFCSEESAIADARQVGELTRRAALAGDFANPESLTPSYVQVSQYARADGTLG
- the rseP gene encoding RIP metalloprotease RseP, whose product is MSILIAVIALGILIFVHELGHFLVAKRCGIKVERFSLGFGKALISRQWGETEYVLAAIPLGGYVKMHGDVPEEWMDKPGLSPENMGRSDEDEDAEPPEPIDPERSYLHKPIPQRIAVAFAGPAFNLIFGYFAILIFLWVEPHPAPVVGSLEENSPAAVAGIQSGDTILSVDGREVRFFEDIVEGVRASTGEKVLVQFERNGQTMSAEIPHESVEGMNEFGESVQVNSIGAHPPIGTKIAMVKPGSPADKAGIQGGDEILALNGKPVQFWSEVSETVKAGGGAPLSVRVLRKGEPLELTMTPELTEIEVGGEKLTRPMIGVQSAQNFTETRHAGLAYAFANAPSETLRLMIMIPMGLYKLIVGDVPRDQVGGPIEIGAQMASAVDQGLGKFMFLMALISINLGILNLLPIPVLDGGHIVFFLVEALNRKPISLRTREIAQQVGLSLLLLLMLFAFYNDIRRRVLPGVLEFFNN
- a CDS encoding PDZ domain-containing protein, which translates into the protein MTFLIYLLALPLALLVREIVYAIVAFPMGVRIRRVVLGAGPVIKKFYRGRMEVELATLPLFFSILFFGSNPTAQANGEQEGTGELGLFRHSYGKRLFVFLSGSVALLLLGWGILIIGGMLLPPPAPVVGGIEAYSPAEDAGLEVGDRIFSADGADVRYLFDLYKKVYQNKGNPLDIKVQRGNDVMELTITTDECFGPRGEFIPQGLGILAPSQTRVLRVLPDQPAAKGGIQGGDWIREIDGKPVELWAQVVDAITASNGEEVEIVVERAGERKTLHVKPKMQVWRSHETGAPILDAEGKPQTRAMMGAVGDLGNMHVTEASMGRAVAQATSQAIPLALSVPVRAFETFVPENNLDVGRVGDSLSIDLENGMIEARRPWYRPIAELFLLMGLFLLPYSFVQAKRGRASQIAEEDE
- a CDS encoding 1-deoxy-D-xylulose-5-phosphate reductoisomerase → MASTTKQITILGSTGSIGVSALDVVSQHPERFKVVALGAGANATLMAEQVRHYQPLRVCMSTEEAAGKLSALLEKDGGKNGTEILYGPEGMKQLAASPEADSVLSAIVGAAGLEPTLAAIDAGKQICLANKETLVTAGELVLRRIKEKGVEMLPVDSEHSAIFQALQGNDLRKVRRLILTASGGPFLSWTREQIAAAKPEEALKHPNWDMGRKITIDSAGLMNKGLEVIEARWLFDLPPEQIDVFIHPQSIVHSMVEYEDASIMAQLSVPDMKLPIAYALAYPERVTCGLEYLTVERMSQLTFHKVDHEKFPALGLAFEALRQSGSMPAVLNAANEIAVPAFLDGKISFYDIPRICESVMGRHTAHTLTEIGQVREADAWAREQAQALVAA
- a CDS encoding HAMP domain-containing histidine kinase, translating into MEYILFIYPHIALIALGSGAFSLILYRLWKPDLTLVAFASYAFAIAASFCLIIWMQWVDEVPIWAYVVQIMLFCLVLASFYEANRMQLGGRRGPLETVCFAIVALMGVGLAVTAIFAPERLEPVFIPDQIGQLFVLLRVRGFYTRDAPNLIPAVVMIGIWLAWTVRHLQFLWQGRRRVETKMMVPLVFFSIASPIHDFGLVVGWWGGIYLSFFTFGVAAMTAGMWLIYQLYGHSQELQELNEHLEERVDERTRELMGAKIHLEEVNALKNDFLAICSHDLKNLLVAVQGYAELLDLGLRGDQNKKELLDYNDEVQQSARRMLDLIKDLLDSARLESGHEVLHVTRIWLPEVVGEAFGQYRREAEHNGVDYRLELVEGLPELELDASKMQQAIANLLHNALKFTPAGGSVTCRARPSGAGVEIEIVDTGPGIAAEDQEIIFDKFAIARKRRQQRNVKLGTGLGLSITKKFIELHGGSVRVESELGQGTRFVVYLPGESAAVAEFST
- a CDS encoding isoprenyl transferase gives rise to the protein MKRRPTKVQPIAGQPRHVAIIMDGNGRWAQERGLQRYEGHQEGAKSVAAVVESSRELGIEYLTLYAFSAENWKRPRFEVNALMHLLDEYLYKELDEMVEYGIRLHTIGDTARLPAKVRKHLQGVIDATAGGRKMTLTLALSYGGRQEIEQMVRRAVREAQAGKLTSRQVTEKLISNYLYTAGMPDPDLLIRTAGEYRLSNFLLWQSAYTELYITKTFWPDFRKAQYRRALVNYSKRERRYGLTGDQVKPAKS
- the frr gene encoding ribosome recycling factor; protein product: MSVESAHQKLKKDLDASMEALAREFAKIQTGRASPGLLDDVMVEAYGQSMPLSQVASVTAPEARVLRIDPYDAGNMAAIEKAIQKSNLGLTPNNDGKVIHINIPALTEERRKDYVKMARAAGEECKISQRNARHAALDAIKTLEKDKEISQDDQKKASERVQQMIDEYGKKVDAGLKTKEEEILKV
- a CDS encoding UMP kinase is translated as MAATAKYKRVLLKLSGEALQGEQAFGLESKTLDRISDEIAEIQVLGVELALVVGAGNIFRGVTGAEQGMDRATADYSGMLATIINALALQDALERHGVQTRVLSAIEMHQVAEPYIRRRAIRHLEKGRVVVFAAGTGNPFFTTDTAASLRAREIGAEVILKATKVDGVYDKDPVLHKDAVRYDTLSYIDVINRDLRVMDHTAISMCMDSKLPIVVFNLQEAGNIRRAICGEAIGTVVGGEKK
- the tsf gene encoding translation elongation factor Ts, yielding MAITAGQVKELRDATGAGMMDCKKALAESNGDMDAAKDFLRKKGLAAASKKAGRIAAEGAVGSYVHMGGRIGVLIEINCETDFVAKTDEFQELVRDIAMHIAGAPVVPLAVARENIDPDVLAKEREMGIAQAKEQGKPEKIWDKIADGKVEKFVKDHCLLEQVFVKDPDGKQTIKDLLTEKVAKIGENIQVRRFARFELGEGIEKKESNLAAEVAEALGN
- the rpsB gene encoding 30S ribosomal protein S2 is translated as MAIQMKQLLEAGVHFGHQTRRWNPNMAPYIYGARNGIHIINLQLTVDMFDKAYDVVVNTVARGGKVLFVGTKKQAAEVVAREAERAGMYYVNARWLGGTLTNFRTISASIQKLKDLQTAEKDGTIERLTKKEALMLRRKREKLEYSLGGIQNMTKAPDLMFVIDTKKEAIAVTEANRCGVPVVAVVDTNCDPTPIDHIIPGNDDAIRAIGLFCEKMADACIEGANLQAERLRGTGKQAEGAAPEGGMATYQTYETEELREEIADEKKAEEAPEAAAEQAPEA